In Cellvibrio polysaccharolyticus, a genomic segment contains:
- a CDS encoding ABC transporter permease: MLIHPGSNPLTSSYRLLLLPTIFLLALSLISISIGVGDFSFSHLWADNDDADVWQLLVISRLPRTLALILSGMTLAVAGLIMQMLVRNRFVEPSTAGTIESATLGILLVTLIAPDTPVFIKMLVAGAFSMMGTLVFMALLSRVPLRSPYLVPLIGLVLGGVVLACTTFVAYRFDLVQSLHAWTIGDFSGVLQGRYELLWIGLLLALLACFAADRFTVAGMGEAFTTNLGLNHRALTLFGLLVVSGISATVVITSGNIPFLGLIVPNIVSLLFGDNMRQSIPWVALLGGTFVLLCDIIGRLIYYPYEIPIGTVVGVIGSILFLTILFGRRNRA; the protein is encoded by the coding sequence ATGTTAATACACCCCGGTAGCAACCCGCTCACCAGCTCGTATCGCTTACTGTTACTACCCACTATTTTTCTGCTGGCGCTATCGCTGATCAGTATCAGCATCGGCGTGGGTGATTTTTCTTTTTCTCACCTGTGGGCCGATAACGACGATGCCGACGTGTGGCAACTGCTGGTAATCAGCCGCCTGCCGCGCACCCTCGCCCTGATTTTATCGGGTATGACATTGGCCGTTGCCGGGTTGATTATGCAAATGCTGGTGCGCAACCGCTTTGTAGAACCCTCTACCGCAGGCACCATTGAATCGGCCACGCTGGGTATTTTACTGGTCACGCTGATTGCCCCCGATACGCCGGTGTTTATTAAAATGCTGGTGGCCGGTGCATTTTCCATGATGGGCACGCTGGTATTTATGGCGTTGTTGTCGCGGGTGCCGCTGCGTTCGCCGTATCTGGTACCGCTTATTGGCCTGGTACTCGGCGGTGTGGTGCTGGCCTGTACCACCTTTGTCGCTTACCGTTTTGATCTGGTGCAATCACTGCATGCGTGGACCATCGGTGATTTTTCCGGTGTATTGCAAGGCCGCTATGAATTGTTGTGGATAGGTTTATTACTGGCGCTGCTGGCCTGTTTTGCGGCGGATCGTTTTACCGTTGCCGGCATGGGCGAAGCCTTTACCACCAACCTGGGGTTGAATCACCGGGCGCTGACATTGTTCGGGCTGCTGGTGGTATCCGGCATCTCTGCCACGGTGGTGATCACCTCCGGCAATATTCCTTTTCTCGGTTTGATTGTGCCCAACATTGTCAGCTTGCTGTTCGGCGATAATATGCGGCAGTCCATCCCGTGGGTTGCGCTGCTGGGCGGAACCTTTGTACTGCTGTGCGATATCATCGGTCGCCTTATTTATTACCCTTACGAAATTCCTATCGGTACAGTCGTTGGTGTGATTGGCAGTATTCTTTTTCTGACGATATTGTTTGGCAGACGCAACCGTGCTTAA
- the hisN gene encoding histidinol-phosphatase: MSLTLEQIASLQPFAEELAEAAAAAIKPYFRSKLAVEDKGGRLFDPVTVADKAAEQAMRTLIISRYPEHGIVGEEDAARQGTSNLTWVLDPIDGTRAFITGLPLWGTLIALNDGEQPVIGVMNQPFTGERFLGTPAGAWCNGQPLKTRACSDIGSARVMCTTPDMFDNERQREGFFAVAADAQLVRFGGDCYAYCMLAMGLVDAVIESGLKTYDVQALIPIIKGAGGVITAWDGSDPQQGGTVLACGDAVLHEQLQKRLAEFI, translated from the coding sequence ATGTCGTTGACTCTTGAACAGATTGCCAGCTTGCAACCCTTTGCTGAAGAACTCGCCGAAGCGGCGGCGGCGGCGATAAAACCTTATTTCCGTTCGAAGTTGGCGGTAGAAGATAAGGGCGGGCGTTTATTTGATCCGGTAACTGTGGCTGACAAGGCGGCCGAGCAGGCGATGCGGACGTTGATTATTTCGCGTTACCCGGAGCACGGTATTGTGGGTGAAGAAGATGCCGCCCGCCAGGGCACCAGCAACCTGACCTGGGTGTTGGACCCGATTGATGGCACCCGCGCGTTTATTACCGGCTTGCCGTTGTGGGGTACGTTGATTGCGTTGAATGATGGCGAGCAGCCGGTGATCGGGGTGATGAACCAGCCGTTTACCGGCGAGCGTTTTCTCGGTACGCCAGCCGGAGCCTGGTGTAATGGCCAGCCGTTAAAAACCCGCGCTTGTTCGGATATCGGCAGTGCCCGGGTGATGTGTACAACGCCGGATATGTTTGATAACGAGCGCCAGCGAGAGGGCTTTTTTGCGGTGGCGGCGGATGCCCAGTTGGTGCGTTTTGGCGGTGATTGTTATGCCTATTGCATGTTGGCGATGGGGTTGGTGGATGCGGTTATTGAGTCGGGTTTGAAGACCTATGATGTGCAGGCGTTGATTCCGATTATTAAAGGTGCCGGTGGGGTGATTACCGCGTGGGATGGTAGCGATCCACAGCAGGGCGGTACGGTGCTGGCGTGTGGCGATGCGGTTTTGCACGAGCAATTGCAGAAGCGATTGGCTGAGTTTATTTAA
- a CDS encoding ligand-gated channel protein, with protein MMTISPATLIKPLALLIAGLTAGNALAQTGQPADALKTVVVTASGFEQEIKDAPASISVIGKEDLDNKFYRNVIDALQDAPGVIVTGGGDSQDISLRGMGSQYTLMLVDGKRQSSRETRTNSDSGGVEGGWTPPIAAIERIEIVRGPMSSLYGSDAIGGVINIITRKVPKDWGGEVRLDSTLQERSESGNIYQGNFYLGGPIKTDTLGVQIYGQYSEREEDEIFSGYRERKSNNVTAKLAYTPNENHDIEFEAGTSRQRVYSTLGKTVAPLAAGEACGRNGCPASSFTDYQNTKWQLSHTGRFTESISDSYIKYEEFDNLARQMKIRNTDAQSNFTTVYADVHTVTTGVAYNYQDLSDQTGNQLATGITDIDRYQWSVFAEDEWQLLDSFALTGGLRYDKDENYGDHFSPRIYGVWHVAEAWTLKGGVSTGFRAPDLRQTVPGWGQVSRGGNMYGNPNLEAEKSISNEIGIHYGSEGGLNASFTVFYNDFDDKITRVACPETQCTEGPNQFGSNPTTYVNVDKAITQGVEATIKLPLTATLSLKGNYTYTDSEQKSGPNQGQPLNQLPEHLLHATLDWKPSDALSAWARVNYRGKESQPITAASASTTRAPSYTFVDTGATWHFDKSLSFSAGIYNLLDKELDIDEYGYIEDGRRYWLGATYTF; from the coding sequence ATGATGACCATCTCCCCCGCCACCCTGATTAAACCCCTCGCGTTACTGATCGCCGGCCTCACTGCCGGTAACGCCTTGGCACAAACCGGCCAGCCTGCCGATGCACTGAAAACGGTAGTGGTGACAGCTTCCGGTTTCGAGCAGGAAATCAAAGATGCACCGGCCTCCATCAGCGTGATTGGTAAAGAAGATCTCGACAACAAGTTCTACCGCAACGTGATTGATGCACTGCAGGATGCACCCGGGGTGATCGTTACCGGCGGTGGCGATTCCCAGGACATCAGCCTGCGTGGCATGGGCAGCCAGTACACCCTGATGCTGGTCGACGGCAAGCGCCAATCTTCACGTGAGACCCGCACCAACAGTGACAGCGGCGGTGTAGAAGGCGGCTGGACACCACCCATTGCGGCTATTGAGCGTATTGAAATTGTGCGCGGCCCCATGTCGTCCCTGTATGGTTCGGATGCCATTGGTGGCGTAATCAATATCATCACCCGTAAGGTGCCGAAAGATTGGGGCGGTGAAGTACGCCTCGACTCCACGCTGCAAGAGCGCAGCGAATCCGGCAATATTTATCAGGGCAATTTTTACCTCGGTGGCCCGATTAAAACCGACACACTCGGGGTACAAATTTATGGCCAGTACAGCGAGCGTGAAGAAGATGAAATTTTCAGCGGTTATCGCGAACGCAAAAGCAATAACGTCACCGCCAAACTCGCTTATACCCCCAACGAAAACCACGATATTGAATTCGAAGCCGGTACATCCCGTCAGCGGGTTTACAGTACCCTGGGCAAAACCGTAGCGCCGCTGGCCGCTGGCGAAGCCTGCGGACGCAATGGCTGCCCGGCGTCTTCTTTTACCGACTACCAGAACACCAAATGGCAGTTGTCGCACACCGGCCGCTTCACAGAAAGCATTTCCGACTCTTACATTAAATACGAAGAGTTCGACAACCTTGCGCGGCAAATGAAAATTCGCAACACCGATGCACAAAGCAATTTCACTACCGTGTACGCCGACGTGCACACAGTCACCACCGGTGTTGCCTATAACTACCAGGACCTTAGCGACCAAACCGGCAACCAGCTGGCTACCGGCATCACCGATATTGATCGTTACCAATGGTCGGTTTTTGCCGAAGACGAATGGCAATTGCTGGATAGCTTCGCTTTGACCGGCGGCCTGCGTTACGACAAGGATGAAAATTACGGTGACCATTTCAGCCCGCGTATTTACGGTGTCTGGCATGTGGCTGAGGCATGGACATTAAAAGGCGGTGTATCCACCGGCTTCCGCGCACCCGATTTACGCCAGACGGTTCCCGGCTGGGGGCAGGTAAGTCGCGGCGGTAATATGTATGGCAATCCGAATCTGGAAGCTGAAAAATCAATCAGCAATGAAATCGGTATTCACTACGGTAGTGAAGGCGGTTTGAATGCCAGCTTCACCGTTTTCTACAACGACTTCGACGATAAAATTACCCGCGTTGCTTGTCCGGAAACACAGTGTACCGAAGGCCCCAACCAATTCGGCTCAAACCCCACTACTTATGTCAACGTCGATAAGGCCATTACTCAGGGTGTTGAAGCCACTATCAAATTGCCGCTGACTGCAACCTTGTCATTAAAAGGTAATTACACCTACACCGACTCTGAACAAAAAAGTGGCCCCAACCAGGGCCAGCCGTTAAACCAGCTGCCCGAACATTTGCTGCACGCCACGCTGGATTGGAAACCGAGTGACGCACTCAGTGCCTGGGCGCGCGTGAATTATCGCGGCAAGGAAAGCCAGCCGATCACCGCCGCGTCTGCCAGTACTACGCGTGCACCGTCTTATACCTTTGTGGATACCGGAGCGACCTGGCATTTTGACAAGAGCCTGTCTTTCTCTGCGGGTATTTACAACCTGCTCGACAAGGAATTGGATATTGATGAGTACGGTTATATAGAAGATGGCCGTCGTTACTGGCTGGGTGCGACCTACACATTCTGA
- a CDS encoding iron chelate uptake ABC transporter family permease subunit, translating to MLKNILHTRPSFVLLLLSVTAVICIILFMTLGVKGQWDFALPLRAGKIAALILVAFCIGISAVVFQTISHNRILTPGIMGFDALYILIETLALFVFGLNISGHIATSGMFVLEVAVMTGFACLLFYSLFSGGVRSLHLILLAGIVFGLMFRSLSAFMIRIIDPNEFVILQDRLFASFNQVNTSLLVISIVTVALTSMIGWRLRHQYDVLSLGRDIAVNLGVPYKRTLMLTLVLISVFVSVSTALVGPVLFLGLLVSNLAYTLTGSDKHRYTLPAAVLLGVVFLVGGQTLLERVFELTTPLSVAIEFIGGLLFIYLVTRKGRV from the coding sequence GTGCTTAAAAATATACTGCATACTCGCCCATCATTCGTGCTGTTATTGCTTTCAGTAACAGCGGTAATTTGCATCATTTTATTTATGACGCTCGGCGTAAAAGGCCAATGGGATTTTGCGTTGCCGCTACGCGCAGGCAAAATCGCCGCCTTGATACTGGTGGCTTTTTGTATTGGCATTTCGGCAGTAGTGTTTCAAACCATCAGCCACAATCGCATTCTTACGCCGGGCATTATGGGATTTGATGCACTCTATATACTGATAGAAACACTGGCGTTATTTGTATTCGGGTTAAATATTTCCGGGCACATCGCCACCAGCGGCATGTTTGTGCTTGAAGTTGCGGTGATGACCGGCTTCGCCTGCCTGTTATTTTACAGTTTGTTTTCCGGCGGTGTTCGCAGCCTGCATTTAATTCTGCTGGCCGGCATTGTGTTCGGGCTGATGTTCCGCAGCTTGTCGGCGTTTATGATCCGCATCATTGACCCCAACGAATTTGTCATTTTGCAAGATCGCTTGTTCGCCAGCTTCAATCAAGTCAATACCAGCCTGCTGGTCATTTCCATTGTTACCGTTGCCCTCACCAGCATGATTGGCTGGCGCCTGCGGCATCAATACGATGTGCTCTCGCTGGGGCGCGATATCGCCGTTAATCTGGGTGTGCCTTATAAACGGACGCTCATGCTGACGCTGGTATTAATTTCGGTATTTGTGTCGGTATCTACCGCGCTGGTTGGCCCGGTACTTTTTCTCGGTTTGCTGGTGAGTAATCTTGCCTACACGCTAACCGGCTCTGACAAACACCGCTATACCTTACCGGCAGCTGTTTTATTGGGCGTGGTGTTTCTGGTGGGCGGGCAAACACTGCTGGAACGGGTTTTTGAATTGACTACGCCGCTCAGCGTGGCAATCGAATTTATCGGCGGCTTGTTGTTTATTTATCTGGTAACTCGCAAGGGGCGCGTATGA
- a CDS encoding siderophore ABC transporter substrate-binding protein: MNQTARSFRSTLPRFRQSLLVLLSLSTLSFASHAETISVQHAQGTAQVPIKPAKVVVFDLATLDTLRTLNIADVVIGVPETPYPKHLSHFQEASYTRVGSLFEPNYEVVNQLKPELVIVGGRSGPKQPDLAKLAPTIDLTVNQENPVSNVDSNVRLLGKIFDKEAAAEAELKKMHDAIAALKQKASGAGTGLIVLTTGGKMSAYGPGSRFGIIHDVFGFKPAVTDLKESNHGQAISFEFILKTNPDWIFVVDRDVAIGSEGQSAAKLLDNALVRKTNAWKKQQVVYLDSFNWYLLASAGLTAMQENIQQLSDAVSAHQHH; this comes from the coding sequence ATGAACCAGACTGCTCGATCGTTTCGCTCCACATTGCCCCGCTTTCGCCAATCCTTATTGGTACTGCTCTCCCTGAGCACACTGTCTTTTGCCAGCCATGCAGAAACCATTAGCGTGCAACACGCACAGGGCACGGCACAAGTACCGATAAAACCCGCAAAAGTCGTGGTGTTTGATCTGGCAACACTCGACACGTTGCGCACACTCAACATTGCCGATGTCGTCATCGGCGTACCGGAAACGCCCTACCCGAAACACCTGAGCCATTTCCAGGAAGCCAGCTACACCCGCGTCGGCTCATTGTTTGAACCGAATTACGAAGTGGTCAACCAGTTAAAACCGGAACTGGTTATTGTGGGTGGACGCTCCGGCCCCAAACAACCGGACCTTGCCAAACTGGCGCCAACCATTGACCTGACCGTCAATCAGGAAAACCCGGTTAGCAACGTGGACAGTAACGTGCGCTTGCTCGGTAAAATTTTTGATAAAGAAGCAGCGGCAGAAGCCGAGTTGAAAAAAATGCACGATGCCATTGCAGCATTAAAACAAAAAGCCTCCGGCGCAGGCACCGGCCTGATTGTGCTCACCACCGGCGGCAAGATGAGTGCCTACGGCCCCGGCTCACGCTTTGGCATCATTCACGATGTGTTCGGTTTCAAACCGGCGGTTACCGATTTGAAAGAATCCAACCACGGCCAGGCCATTTCTTTCGAGTTTATTTTGAAAACCAACCCGGACTGGATATTTGTGGTAGACCGCGATGTCGCTATCGGTTCTGAAGGTCAGTCGGCCGCGAAGCTGCTCGACAACGCGCTGGTGCGCAAAACCAATGCGTGGAAAAAGCAGCAGGTGGTTTATCTCGATTCTTTCAACTGGTACCTGCTGGCCAGCGCCGGATTAACGGCAATGCAGGAAAACATTCAGCAATTGTCTGATGCGGTCAGCGCCCACCAGCACCATTGA
- a CDS encoding TetR/AcrR family transcriptional regulator — translation MLSHLSQLTVAQPETPAALRLQHAALLRFEKQGFDATSLAEIAADAGIKKPSIYAHFKSKDALFLSLVAPAIAQQLDYAREKLTSGDDLRASLQHYMEDIRVRYETSPQMRFWLRTFFLPPAELYDIIIEALHVYMAEMETIIRQAFAGSSLLNPEHGLNADALASAYLGILDSIQAELLYGGALKFERRCASLWKVFDLALKTCNHPQQDSKS, via the coding sequence ATGCTTTCTCACCTGTCGCAGCTGACAGTGGCTCAGCCGGAAACTCCGGCAGCCTTGCGCCTGCAACATGCCGCGCTGCTGCGTTTTGAAAAACAGGGTTTTGACGCAACCTCGCTGGCTGAAATTGCCGCCGATGCCGGTATTAAAAAGCCGTCCATTTACGCGCACTTCAAAAGCAAAGACGCCTTGTTCCTGAGCCTGGTAGCGCCAGCTATTGCCCAGCAACTGGACTATGCCCGCGAGAAATTGACCAGTGGTGATGACCTGCGCGCGTCCTTGCAGCACTACATGGAAGACATTCGCGTACGCTACGAAACCTCACCGCAAATGCGCTTTTGGCTGCGCACTTTTTTTCTGCCGCCAGCAGAACTCTATGACATTATCATTGAAGCCTTACACGTCTATATGGCAGAAATGGAAACTATTATTCGCCAGGCTTTTGCCGGTTCATCACTGCTCAACCCCGAGCACGGTTTAAACGCTGACGCGCTCGCCTCTGCCTACCTTGGCATTCTCGACAGCATTCAGGCCGAGTTACTGTACGGCGGCGCGTTAAAATTCGAGCGCCGCTGCGCCTCGCTCTGGAAGGTGTTTGACCTCGCCTTGAAGACCTGCAACCACCCGCAGCAGGACAGCAAATCCTGA
- a CDS encoding iron ABC transporter ATP-binding protein, with protein MIKVSSVSKHYGDTTVVNDVSLEIPAKGVTAIIGPNGAGKSTLLSMISRLLPMSQGQITVDSLDVVTTDSKQLAKRLAILRQDNHLPLRLTVRDLVAFGRFPHSGGRLTTQDKPIIEQAIAYLNLQNLADRFLDELSGGQRQRAFVAMVLCQDTDYVLLDEPLNNLDMRHAVDMMKTLRRAADELGKTVVLVLHDINFASCYADQIIAMKNGHLALQGSPETVITEENLRDIYELDIQVNEIDGQRICVYYR; from the coding sequence ATGATCAAGGTCTCGTCAGTATCCAAACATTACGGTGATACTACGGTAGTTAATGATGTGAGCCTGGAAATTCCCGCCAAAGGCGTTACCGCTATTATTGGTCCTAACGGCGCTGGAAAATCCACGCTGCTTTCCATGATCAGCCGCCTGTTGCCGATGAGCCAGGGGCAAATCACCGTAGACAGCCTGGATGTGGTCACTACCGACAGCAAACAACTGGCAAAACGTCTCGCCATTTTGCGCCAGGACAATCACCTGCCGCTGCGATTAACCGTGCGCGACCTGGTTGCCTTTGGCCGTTTCCCGCACTCCGGCGGCCGCCTCACCACGCAAGACAAACCCATTATTGAGCAAGCAATTGCCTATTTGAATCTGCAAAACCTCGCCGACCGTTTTCTGGATGAATTATCCGGTGGCCAGCGCCAGCGCGCCTTTGTTGCCATGGTGCTCTGCCAGGACACCGACTACGTTTTACTCGACGAGCCGCTTAACAACCTCGACATGCGCCATGCCGTAGACATGATGAAAACCTTGCGCCGAGCTGCCGATGAACTCGGCAAAACCGTGGTACTGGTACTGCACGACATCAACTTTGCCTCCTGCTACGCGGATCAAATCATCGCCATGAAAAACGGCCACCTCGCTTTGCAAGGCAGCCCGGAAACCGTGATTACCGAAGAAAATCTACGGGATATTTATGAGTTGGATATTCAGGTCAATGAAATTGATGGGCAGAGGATTTGTGTTTATTACCGATAA
- a CDS encoding DUF418 domain-containing protein has product MSSSLSSPLKRITALDALRGFALLGIIVMHMLQSFGYGFVPATGTILHFPALDAGMQWVGSNIVMGRFVNIFAFLFGMSLFIQIDKAAKKGIDFRGRFVWRMVLLMLFGLLCHSFYNVEIISVYALFGLLLLMLYRVKTGVLLVLFVVLMLGAPRVIQVHFHNQQVVAELGLSEQVVNTEQQTGMGQPEHIANPSFINSAKYNYAERLEGKINYQFGFIGRGYVTFALFILGLLVGRSRFLESAQLHKPRLLRLFTGFTAVTIAIGILQMLMPEQDTRVFFRANGVHLSWAVVFSQTLNDLSLVTWSGALVSGFLALYYSQRFGRYLDVLSPYGRAALTNYIMQGVIGSILFAPWAFGFTFASWGNFALVILGLFIYVVQGAFSYVWLKYYLYGPLEWLWRSGTYLSFQSFAKKQQK; this is encoded by the coding sequence ATGTCATCCTCATTATCTTCCCCGCTGAAACGTATTACTGCCCTGGATGCACTGCGCGGGTTTGCCTTGCTTGGTATCATTGTGATGCATATGCTGCAAAGCTTTGGTTATGGATTTGTCCCGGCTACCGGAACAATACTTCATTTTCCGGCATTGGATGCTGGAATGCAGTGGGTAGGCAGCAATATAGTGATGGGGCGCTTTGTCAATATTTTCGCTTTTTTGTTTGGTATGAGCTTATTCATACAAATTGATAAAGCTGCGAAAAAGGGGATCGACTTTCGAGGCCGCTTTGTATGGCGAATGGTTTTATTGATGCTATTCGGATTATTGTGCCATTCGTTTTATAACGTTGAAATTATCTCCGTTTATGCTCTTTTTGGCCTGCTGTTGTTAATGCTGTATCGGGTAAAAACAGGGGTATTGCTGGTTCTATTTGTTGTGCTAATGCTGGGGGCGCCGCGTGTTATTCAGGTTCACTTTCATAATCAACAGGTGGTGGCTGAGCTCGGTTTATCGGAGCAAGTAGTCAATACTGAACAACAGACCGGCATGGGCCAGCCCGAACATATCGCTAACCCTTCTTTTATCAACTCGGCGAAATATAACTATGCGGAACGTCTCGAAGGCAAGATTAATTATCAATTTGGCTTTATAGGAAGAGGCTATGTGACTTTTGCTTTGTTTATATTAGGGCTGTTAGTAGGCCGAAGCCGTTTTCTGGAAAGTGCTCAACTGCACAAGCCTCGATTATTACGGCTATTTACGGGCTTTACCGCTGTCACAATCGCCATTGGTATATTACAAATGTTGATGCCTGAGCAAGACACTCGTGTATTTTTCAGGGCGAATGGTGTGCATCTGTCTTGGGCCGTTGTTTTTTCCCAGACGCTCAATGACCTCAGTTTGGTAACCTGGTCAGGTGCGTTGGTGAGCGGGTTCCTCGCACTTTATTATTCTCAACGGTTTGGTCGCTACCTGGACGTATTATCTCCTTATGGTCGAGCCGCGTTGACCAACTATATTATGCAAGGTGTCATCGGTAGCATTTTGTTTGCTCCATGGGCATTTGGTTTTACCTTTGCGTCATGGGGGAATTTCGCTCTGGTCATTCTTGGGTTATTTATTTATGTGGTTCAAGGGGCGTTTAGTTATGTATGGCTTAAATATTATTTGTACGGCCCCCTGGAGTGGTTGTGGCGCTCAGGCACCTACCTGTCATTCCAGTCATTTGCCAAAAAGCAACAAAAATAA